A genomic stretch from Vicia villosa cultivar HV-30 ecotype Madison, WI unplaced genomic scaffold, Vvil1.0 ctg.002954F_1_1, whole genome shotgun sequence includes:
- the LOC131640129 gene encoding protein DETOXIFICATION 18-like: MATTSSSISETPLLLATHDDNGNHKTERWWNKILDMQEAKHQLMFSLPMILTNLFYYLITLVSVMLVGHLGELELAGSTLAHSWFSVTGSAVMVGLSGSLETLCGQGFGAKEYHMLGIYLQSSCMISFIFSIIISIFWFYTQHILVFLHQSKDIARTAALYMKFLIPGIFAYSILQNILRFLQTQSVVMPLVYLSAIPALLHVGIAYGFVDWIGLNFIGGPIATSVSMWIIMIMLGLYVIYAKKFENTWRGFSMQSFHYLLTSMKLALPSAAMVCLEYWAFEIMVFLAGLLPNSQITTSLIAICANTESFAYMITYGLGAAASTRVSNELGAGQPERAKHAMKVSLKLTLLLGLGFVLLLAFGHDIWIQLFSNSPTIREEFASITPLLAISILLDSVQGVLSGVARGCGWQHLAVYVNLAAFYLVGLPISCLLGFKTNLQYKGLWIGLICGLVCQTGTLLLLTWRVKWTKLNLSGDKVKNQPFII, encoded by the exons ATGGCGACAACGTCAAGTAGCATTTCAGAAACACCTCTATTACTTGCAACTCATGATGATAATGGAAACCACAAGACAGAGAGATGGTGGAACAAAATCTTGGACATGCAGGAAGCCAAACATCAACTCATGTTTTCGCTGCCAATGATTCTTACAAACTTGTTCTATTACTTAATCACATTGGTCTCTGTCATGCTTGTTGGTCACCTCGGTGAGCTTGAGTTAGCCGGTTCTACTCTCGCTCATTCCTGGTTTAGTGTCACCGGCTCCGCTGTTATG GTTGGTTTAAGTGGTTCACTGGAAACACTATGTGGACAAGGATTTGGTGCAAAGGAATATCACATGTTGGGAATTTATTTACAAAGCTCATGCatgatatcttttattttttcaatcattATATCCATTTTTTGGTTCTATACACAACACATTCTTGTGTttcttcatcaatcaaaagaCATTGCTAGAACAGCAGCACTCTACATGAAGTTTCTTATACCAGGAATATTTGCATATAGCATCTTGCaaaacatcttgaggtttctacaGACACAATCTGTAGTGATGCCACTGGTTTACCTTTCAGCTATTCCAGCATTGCTTCATGTGGGAATTGCTTATGGATTTGTTGATTGGATAGGTTTGAATTTCATAGGTGGACCTATTGCAACTTCTGTTTCAATGTGGATAATAATGATAATGTTAGGTTTATATGTCATCTatgcaaagaagtttgaaaatacaTGGAGAGGATTTTCAATGCAATCTTTTCATTACTTGCTTACAAGCATGAAACTTGCTCTGCCTTCTGCAGCAATGGTGTG TTTGGAGTATTGGGCTTTTGAAATTATGGTTTTCCTAGCTGGATTACTGCCTAACTCACAAATCACAACTTCATTGATTGCAATATG TGCAAACACAGAATCATTTGCTTACATGATCACTTACGGTCTTGGTGCAGCTGCAAG CACAAGAGTTTCCAATGAATTGGGAGCAGGCCAACCAGAAAGAGCTAAACATGCAATGAAAGTCTCTCTAAAGCTCACTCTTCTCCTTGGATTGGGTTTTGTTTTGTTACTTGCATTTGGTCATGATATATGGATTCAACTGTTTAGTAATAGTCCTACTATCAGAGAGGAGTTTGCTTCAATAACACCCTTGCTTGCTATTTCAATATTACTAGATTCTGTACAAGGTGTCTTATCAG GAGTTGCTAGAGGATGTGGTTGGCAGCATTTAGCTGTTTATGTCAACCTTGCGGCTTTTTATCTCGTTGGTTTACCAATTTCATGTCTCCTCGGATTTAAGACCAATTTGCAATATAAG GGTTTATGGATCGGACTGATTTGTGGCCTTGTGTGTCAAACTGGGACACTCTTACTTTTGACATGGCGTGTCAAATGGACTAAACTGAATCTCTCAGGGGACAAAGTTAAAAACCAGCCTTTTATTATTTAA